The nucleotide window catacaaccatgtactggggggctttgggaggagaagaagaagaaaaaaaaagattggcaacaaatgctagctcagggccaatcttaaaaaacaaacatgaagTGCCGAATGGAAATGAAACTGTCAACCTAGAGTTCCATACATTGTCAACATATTGCACATCCAGCAGAAACAACCTTTaataatgaagatgaaataaataattttttcagaCTAActaaagctgagagaatttgtgGCTAGCAGACCTGAAGTAACAGGCACATTTTTGGCTTTCTGGAGGTTTCTGACCCAAGGACTTGGAACGCCCAGGAGCGTGGTTTTAACATAGACTGTGTGGGCTTCCCTGACGGGACTCGTGTCAAATCCAAACTGTGGGAAGGGCAAGGGGGAAGGAGAGAATTAGGGAACAGAATGAGAAAGGAGTGTGGACAGATCCAGCCTTCGAGTCTGTACGTCAGGTTTCTAGATCCACCAGTGCAGGCCAGAGGGTTCCGATGCCGGAGATGAGGCCCCATCGCAGTACCTTTAGTCCTGAACTCCCGCTGCTTCTACTTTACTTATTcccgcctctctccctctctccctctttctctctactGAACACGCTTCATACAAATAATTCTCCAACTTCCATTCTTTCCTGGTTCTGAAAATTTCTGAATTATCATTTCCCCACAAACTTTCTGTTTACTTCTCAGGAACACAGGCCATCTACAAGTGCAATTAGTTGAAAATGCCGATGTTCTGCTTTTGATGCTACTGTAGTTGGGTGAAATGTTACACATTCACCTTGAAGGTCTCTAACTTAATTTAGACTGACATTAAAGTCATTCTATAAagaaacaatttaatttttttttcaaattttattccaTAGGCAGGGAATTTTTCATTAGGTACCAGCAGGTGGGCAACTTGGAAAAATGTCAATGTAAGTGTTTTAGAAAGCTGATTTAGAAGGAATAACACTGCAACAGTGACAGGGGCACAGCCAGAAACATGTTAACAGATAAATCCAAGAAATGGTTGGTTGACATCTTAAAAGCTTGCTGTGCACAGAGAGTTGATAGAGAAACTCTTCTTTGTTCTACCAATCTTAAGTCCTCCTGCAAATCAACATGGCATTTCCAGTCAAGGTTAACTGCACAGTTTTTCTTTCCCGTCCTGGGAATGAACGGTTCTTTGGAGGATAACACACAAGTGAAGAGACACGAGTGAGCGCACGCCTACTACATTTGTTAGATGGAAAGTCAAAGGTATTTGGGGAACTATTCTTAGTTCAAATTTCAATCTACCATGAGGTTTCCAAAACAACCACTGTGAATTGCAAGAGGTATGGAAGACATTACCTAAGGacttaaaggaaacaagaagaaaaaacacttcTTCTGGCTGGCCACTAGGTACATGCTCTGTCCTTGCAATGGGCGCTCCCTTGTCCTTGCTGACTCTCAGGACGCCCGACTCATCTCAGCCGCCTGCGAGTGGGGAGGTGAGTAACAGACTGTAAAGCCACAGCAGACCTGCCACAGGCCGATGCCCTTCACCTGCAGCCAGGGCCTCCTTCTATGGTTCAATCTAGGTTAACCGACCACTTGTGTTTCTCAAGGATGACGGATATTTTTATTGTAGGATACCACCCAGCCACTGCAGGGTATTGGGCATTCTTGGACCCACCCACTAAGTGTCATGTGCTCACCCAACCCTTTCGGCAACCAAAGAGAAGCACCCCTAGAACCCCTGTGCCCCAGCACCCTCTTGGGACCCACGAGGTTAAGTCATTTCCACAGCAACCTTCAATTTTCCGCTGAACTACAGTCAGAGGGGGAAGCAAACTGCCAACAACAGATAGTCTGGAAAGGAAGTGCTAAGGGCCAGACCCCTGAGGTGAAGGAACGTAATGGCAGAGTACAAAGGccccaggaagggagggaaggaagagaagggaggaaatgtGAAGCGGACACTGAGGCAGGTCGGGATGCAGGGGATGGAGACAAGGCCAGGGAGGGTCAGCTAAGCAGGGGGTGAAAACATAAACCAAATCCTAAACACCCAAGATCCCCTGAAGTCAGAGTTCATAACTGGAATTCATTAAAAAGATCCCACAAAGGTAAATTTATGTTCAGTATATTCTGCTTAAGAGGGTAcagaaaggggccggccccgtggacGAGAGGTTGggttggcgcactctgcttcggcagcccggggtttggctggttcggatcctcagCATGGACTTGGCACCAcactcatcgggccacgctgaggcggcatcccacatgccacaaatagaaggacccacaaccaaaatacacacctatgtactggggggctttggggagaagaagggaaaaaaataaaaaataaaaaaaaagagggtagAGAAGGATGCCCAGAACAATGTCTGATAAACAGTAAGCCCACAATAAATACACGTTTAGTAAATGAATATGCTGAAAGGCTGCCATGCAAAGTATCCAAAATCTACAGGCTTACACTTCAGTTACCTAGAAAAATTAACCGACCTCACTTTTCTAGcctatcacttttctttttctacagaATCCAGCCCTCACAGGGCTGAGCAGCCTCCTGATCCAGTGGACAGTCAAAGACAATGGTCATTCCAGGCAGCGGGCCTGCTGACCGGttcgtggggggggggggtgagggggaAGGGTGGATCCTTCCTCCAAGAGGGGCTGCTGCAGACGGCAGGTCCTACTTTCAGTTCCAGGAGGACAGACATGCACAGGCCTCGAGGCCAGCAGGCTGGTCAGAGTGGTGCCCCCATGCACTGTGCCACAGAAACCCTGATCCTACCTGCAGTCTGGCGCAAATGACATgcaaatgaattcattttataggcatgtatacatatatctacAAAAATGCTTATCAGAGTATACGTTACATGCTATCTTATATCCAGTTTTTCAAACTTAACAATACTATGTGAACCTCATTAAAAATTCTGCTATATCATCATTTTTAATACCTACATAAACATTCCATTGTAAAGATGAGTCAAATGTATTCACCCAGACCCCTGACAATGAGCTCAGATTCTTTACAGTTATAAACCACACTCTGATGGACATCCCAACCTGGGTATTTGTATACTGGTGAGATTATTTCCTGATAAAAAATTCCCAAGACTGGGATTTTTGAGTCAAAAGATATGCACATGTAGatgagcatttaaaaattttacttaaaaaagtcTATACCAATTTATGGTCCTGTCAGGGCTGCATGAGACAGGCTATTTCCCACACTCTAAATAagcatgaaataattataaataaaactcatTAGATAacggaaaatggaaataatttcatCATCTTTGATAAAAGACTAGTGAGACTGAACTTTTCTATATTACTATTTActatatataacacatttttgtgatttattattttggggggctgttcatatttttcttaacGAATCTATAAAAACTCTTTCTACATCAAGCATGTTATatgtaatacaaatatattttccagatttaaaaaaaggaatagggTATTTAACATTTGCTGGAACTCAAATGTCACAAATAAACGGATCACACAATGTTTAGAGCTACTTCAGAGAATTATGATGTAACTATCCTACCTTACTGGTATTTAGTTCTAAGATTCAGATTAATTacattatattaaattaaattaattacatacattaatacattatattaaatacattaattatttaatatattaaatacattatattaGGGAAATCAACAGGGTTCCAAATGACCTAGTGACATAATATCATAAAATCTCAGAATCAGAATCTCAGGAACTGCtgaaaaataaggattttttaaccctcaaagggtctttatatatatataaaacagaaatagATGAAAAGGAACGAGATGTGGACCTAGAATTATCTATTTCATTGAGAAGAATTCTGCTGGCAAACATCTGCGTTAAAAACACTCCGTCTTACCTGGATGTTGTCGAACTTAAGGCCAGGCATGGTGAGGTTCTCTTTGTCTACGAACACTGTGCTGTACTGTTGGGTTGCTACTGAAATCAAGACGTCCCTGGTCCCCTGCCCGGGAAGCCAGGCATCGTTTCTCCTGTCCATCTCGCTCATGCTCAGAGCGGTGGCAAAGGGGTCCTCGCTCCCTGCAAACACAGCCTGGATCTGTGAAAACGGTTTTGGAGACTGAGGAATTTCTACAGAAGCCGTGGAAACATCGGATTCTGATCTTTCAATTCCTGGGGAGTAAGAAGGGTCAGCAGAACCTGGGGATTTTTCTCCTATCGGAGTAGCGAGAGAAGACAGTTTTTCTGGAACTGAAGAGCCTGCATTGGGATTACTGACGGAAATGAAACTGGAAGTTGTGAAGGAATCAAAGAAGTCTGAGGCCAAGGAATTAGTGTTGGTTGAATCCCCAAAAAATTTACTCAGGCTGGGGCTTGGCTGGACCACCTGAGGAGGGGTCTTGGCTGCTGCCTCACTTGTGCCGCTGAAACTAGGAGACTTCACCATCTGAGACTCAAAGCCATCCCGTGGAAACAGGGGTGGCTGGGAGTGTGCGGGCTGGGCCTGGCTGAAGATGGTGCACACGGGTACCGGCTCGTCTTTGAGAGAGGCCTGTCTGGAGGACAGCTCTGACGGCCCCTCTGGGGGAGTGTCTCTGTCCCTGGGGCCTGAGTCCTCTGCATCTTCATCTTCAGAGGCGGGCACATCTTTCACTCCTTGCTCTGGGTCTTCCTTCAATGACGCTCTGTCAGAGGTCATGTCTGAGACATCTTTGGTCGTTTCCTCTCCGTCACTGTCACTGTCATTACTCAGAGTGTCAACTGCTCCTTTATCTACAATATTTTCCAGCCTGTGATCAGTGTTGCCTTCTGTAGATTCTGAGACATCCTGCAAACAACCAAGGTCAGCCGCGTCATCTTCGCTATTATTAGGAGAGTCAGAAATGAGGACACTCTCCATCATGTGCTCATTAAGTTTATCTATGAAATTATTAGAATCTTCTGATATGGTCTCGTTCTCCTCAGACTCAAATTCGTCTCCACCAAGATCAATGGTTTCCTCATGATAAAGAAGTGGCCCCTGTTCTTCCTGAGGCAACTGCCGAGCGATGCTCTCCACTTGCCCCTCGGTGGGTGGGGACTCAGTCGTGCTCTGGTTGGCACCTGCAGCACTGTCCATGGTCACCTGAAACAAAGACAAACCTAAGTCAACCTCATCAGCTTTTTATCTCAGTTACTATCAAGCTGATTTTATctggtttttttaatttataaaaatggtgaatacatgtcattTTAAGGTAATTACATGCCATTACACATTTGCCCAAACCCACAGGATGCACAACACCGAGAGTGGACCCTAATAGAGACCATGGATTTTGGGTGATGATAATGTTTCAACGTAGGTCCATCACtggtaacaaatgtgccactctggtgggggatattGATAATGTGGCAGACAGAGACTatacaggaaatctctgtaccttctgctcaattttgcagtgaacctaaaactgctctaaaaaataaaagtctattaaaaaatgtttattagctATATAGACAAacagttcaaaattcaaaagattcCATTTCTCCAgccatttatgtatttattattgcAGTAAAGGACACAtagaatttaccatcttaatcatttttaagtgtgcagttcactGGTATTAAGTATATTCGTGTTGTTGTGAAAGCATCAcaaccatccatctccagaattcttctcaccttgcaaaactgaaaactCTGTACTccttaaacaacaactccccattccctcctcaaccccaggccctggcaaccaccgttctactttatgactatgaatttgactactcggGGTACCTCACATAAAAGGCATCACACAGTACtcgtccttttgtgtctggcctatttcactcagcataatatcctcaaggtttacccatgttgtagcatatgtcagaattctttaaggctgaataatattttatcatgTATAGATCCCACATTagcttatccatttatccattgattgacacttgggttgcttccacgttttggctattgtgagtactgctgctgtgaacatgggtgaacagctatctctttgagaccctaatttcaattcttttgggtgtacaccctgaagtgggattgctggatcatatggtaattctattttagaTTTTTTGAGGAACGAcccaaactattttccatagtggttgcaccattttacattcccaccatatATCACCAGCACCAAAGgttctaatttttccacatccttgacaacacttgttattttctgtatttttgatcATAGTCACCCTGATGAGTGTGAGGTTTCCAGCCTTTTAAACCCTACATACTCTTTAAGACTCAGTTGAAGTCCCCCCTTTTCCACAAAGCCTTCCCAAGACACTCCAACCTATAATATCTCTGAATCCTCCCCTGAGCTTATAATGTTGTTTGCTTAATTCTGAGAATCTGAGACAGAGAGACGGCATGAGTAAGAGAAACAGTAAGAAAGCCAAGGCACGCTTGTTGAGGCAGGCTGATGGCTGAGGCTGACGACAAGGGGCGAGATGACACTTACTGGCACTTACTCTGtagcaggcattgttctaagtttCTCCTTACTTTATCCCCAGAACAACCCTTGATCCGGCTGCTACCATTGCtgtcactttgcagatgaggaaactgaggcttggagaggttatgTAGCTTACTCAAAATCATACAGCCAGTTGAGAAACCAGGACAGTTACAGCTGAAATCCTGGGTTGACACTGGCTGGAGGAGGCCACAGAATGAAACAAGGAGTTTGAactctaaaaaaaattatttgctccttttctttttattaacactttctgtttttaactaaaaaatttgttttggtgaggaagattggccctgtgctaacatctgtaccaatcttcctccacttggcatgtgggatgcagccacagcatggctggatgagtggtgtgcaggtctgcacccgagatccaaacctacaaaccctgggctgcccaagtggagcatgggaacttaaccacaccactgggctggcccctttgctCCTTTTCTCAAACAACCTTTTTTGGAGCAAAAAGTTACTTTATATAGTTCTACTCTCATAGTGAACAAATTCAAGTTAAAGAAACTAAGACTATGATAAAAGATGAGGGTTTGTCCAGAAAAAAACAATACCTTTCTGATCTTTAAAAGCTATACTTAAGCTGATTTCTCAGTAAGACTACGTTTTCCTCGCTGTCAACACTTGTGTCACAGTACTCCAAATTGGCCATCCATCCCTTTTATAGCCTGGATCACTCTGAGAGCCAAAAACAAGACTATTTTAAAGTACATCATCAAGGTGAAACATTTTGGAGAACTGTCTCGTCCAGGACAGTTAGCTACTAACTCCccatttaatacatatttgtctAACAATTATTAGTTATAAATGAgtcaaaaatacaatgaaaaggaacaaaagcctTTTTTCTTGCACTGTTTCATAGCGAGTCCAGAGTGGAGGCTGCCTCAGGAACATCAGAGTGGATGCGCCCCCGGGTCCTCCCCTTGCAGGAAACGGAGCCTGGGCATGATGCCATGGAAACAACAAGACTGCCTTCACTGAACCTCCACAACAGCTGAACGAGACAGGTATCAACTGCCTGACTCTGCAGGTGAGGACGCTGAGGATCAGAGCAGTGACAGGACTCGTGTCAAATCGCTGCCAGTAAATGACACGGCCAGGGATGAATTCGGGCCTTCTGACTAAACCTCTGAGGACTGAAGTACCGCGAgcccctagcacagtgcctggtacctgGGAGATGCCAGTAACTACTGCTGCTTACAAGCCCTTCTCGGAATAAGAACAGTCCAGATGATAACTCCAGAAATTCCAACACTACAGTAATGGACAACTGTGGAATGATACAGGCTATAAGAAAAGCTCCAACACATGCAATTACAGGAAAGGTAAAGAACATCAGAACTGGCAAAATCAGAGTGTTTTCTTTGTAGGTAGAGAAAAGCCTACTCTTAAAATAAGCAGAAATAGCTGCCAGTTGAGGTTAACTTGTCTGTATTACAAGACACTCGTGGGAAGCTGGGCTAAAATGAGGGTACCCAGAAGGCTGTCCACAGATGGCCCTTAGCTATAGCCACAGGACCCGGGGAGGACAGGGGGTCACTGCGCAAGACCCACTCGGTACGCGGAGCGCATGGTTACAGCAAGGAGCGACTGCTGCAGCCATACTCAAAGAAACCCAGGGGAAAATGACCATTTTTTTATCCGGCCTATGAAACAGGCAAAAATTTTTAGAAGTGACAGTTCATAgggaatttgggggaaaatttatTTAGTGATAATGGGAATGTAACTTTTCTGCAGACAAAGGAAAAACTCTCTGAGAGCAACTCTGTGCTTACCGACTTACCTAAAACacatatttttttggtgaggaagattggccctgagctaacacccgtgccaatcttcctctgttttgtgcatgggatgcctccacagcatgaatgatgagtagtgtgtaggtccaaaccgaggatctgaacccacgaaccccgggccaccaaagcagagcatgtgaacttaaccactacaccaccgggccagtccctaaaatatatttttaaagaaatcatctTCTGATAGGAAGGATGCCAAGTAAAGAGCAACATTTTCTCAAGTCAATGCTTATTTGTAACTATGTTTTGATTCTCTTCAGAAATCCTGTTTCTAatacaatttagaaaataaacttCTACCTTTTCCTAgtgataaaatttacaaaaatgctGCCCAATTCAGATAAAAAGTATAGTTAATCTCGATTTCTGAATAGAAACTACATGTTTACTAAAAGCCACTGCCAAAGAGCTGGATTGAAATGTCCTGCAAACCAGGGACCACTTGCTGAGAGCTACTGCCTTAGACAGCAAGATAAGGCAACATcatcctgctctcaaggagccaAGCCACAGTCAGGGAATGGcagagaagaaactgaggaacTGTAACACATACACAGAGCTAAGTAGAAATATGACACACCAACTCCTGATGGAAAGCGAGAGTCTGTGGAAATC belongs to Equus asinus isolate D_3611 breed Donkey chromosome 6, EquAss-T2T_v2, whole genome shotgun sequence and includes:
- the TRAPPC12 gene encoding trafficking protein particle complex subunit 12 isoform X4, which produces MDSAAGANQSTTESPPTEGQVESIARQLPQEEQGPLLYHEETIDLGGDEFESEENETISEDSNNFIDKLNEHMMESVLISDSPNNSEDDAADLGCLQDVSESTEGNTDHRLENIVDKGAVDTLSNDSDSDGEETTKDVSDMTSDRASLKEDPEQGVKDVPASEDEDAEDSGPRDRDTPPEGPSELSSRQASLKDEPVPVCTIFSQAQPAHSQPPLFPRDGFESQMVKSPSFSGTSEAAAKTPPQVVQPSPSLSKFFGDSTNTNSLASDFFDSFTTSSFISVSNPNAGSSVPEKLSSLATPIGEKSPGSADPSYSPGIERSESDVSTASVEIPQSPKPFSQIQAVFAGSEDPFATALSMSEMDRRNDAWLPGQGTRDVLISVATQQYSTVFVDKENLTMPGLKFDNIQGDAVKDLMLRFLGEKAAAKRQVLNANSVEQSFVGLKQLISCRNWRAAVDLCGRLLTAHGQGYGKSGLPTSHTADSLQLWFVRLALLVKLGLFQNAEMEFEPFGNLDQPDLYYEYYPHVYPGRRGSMVPFSMRILHAELQQYLGSPQESLDRLHRVKAVCSKILTNLEQGLAEDGSMSSISQENRRASIQLWRSRLGRVMCSMANCLLLMKIGDIKTAEKYFQDVEKVTQKLDGLQGKIMVLMNRAFLHLGQNNFAEAHKFFTEILKIEPTNAVANNNAAVCLLYLGRLKDSLRQLEAMVQQDPRHYLHESVLFNLTTMYELESSRSMQKKQGLLEAVAGREGDSFNTQCLKLA
- the TRAPPC12 gene encoding trafficking protein particle complex subunit 12 isoform X3 is translated as MDSAAGANQSTTESPPTEGQVESIARQLPQEEQGPLLYHEETIDLGGDEFESEENETISEDSNNFIDKLNEHMMESVLISDSPNNSEDDAADLGCLQDVSESTEGNTDHRLENIVDKGAVDTLSNDSDSDGEETTKDVSDMTSDRASLKEDPEQGVKDVPASEDEDAEDSGPRDRDTPPEGPSELSSRQASLKDEPVPVCTIFSQAQPAHSQPPLFPRDGFESQMVKSPSFSGTSEAAAKTPPQVVQPSPSLSKFFGDSTNTNSLASDFFDSFTTSSFISVSNPNAGSSVPEKLSSLATPIGEKSPGSADPSYSPGIERSESDVSTASVEIPQSPKPFSQIQAVFAGSEDPFATALSMSEMDRRNDAWLPGQGTRDVLISVATQQYSTVFVDKENLTMPGLKFDNIQGDAVKDLMLRFLGEKAAAKRQVLNANSVEQSFVGLKQLISCRNWRAAVDLCGRLLTAHGQGYGKSGLPTSHTADSLQLWFVRLALLVKLGLFQNAEMEFEPFGNLDQPDLYYEYYPHVYPGRRGSMVPFSMRILHAELQQYLGSPQESLDRLHRVKAVCSKILTNLEQGLAEDGSMSSISQENRRASIQLWRSRLGRVMCSMANCLLLMKDYVLAVDAYHSVIQYHPEQEPQLLSGIGRIFLQIGDIKTAEKYFQDVEKVTQKLDGLQGKIMVLMNRAFLHLGQNNFAEAHKFFTEILKIEPTNAVANNNAAVCLLYLGRLKDSLRQLEAMVQQDPRHYLHESVLFNLTTMYELESSRSMQKKQGLLEAVAGREGDSFNTQCLKLA